The DNA segment GCGATGGTGGCCGGGCTGGCGTACTGGTCAGCAAAAGCCATTCGCGAGCAGTATCTGAAAAACCCCGGTCCACTGGTGCAGGCATAAGGAGATAACCATGAAAATAAAACTGCGTTATCTGCTGATGGCGGGCCTGATGAGCGCCGCCGCGCAGGCGGCTGATAATCAGGATGCCGCGCTTATCGCCAAAGGGGAATATCTGGCTCGTGCCGGGGATTGCACTGCCTGTCACTCCATTGCCGGTGGTAAAGCGTTTGGTGGTGGCCTGGCGATTGCCAGCCCGATGGGGGTGATCTATTCCACCAATATTTCGCCTGATCCCGAAGCCGGTATCGGCAAGTACACCGAACAGGAATTTGCGGATGCGGTGCGTAAGGGGATCCGTCGCGATGGTAAACATCTCTATCCCGCGATGCCCTACCCGGATTATCGCGGCATTACCGATGAAGATATGCACGCGTTGTATGTCTATTTTATGCAAGGCGTCAAACCGGTGGCTGAAAAAGCGCCGGAAACGTCACTGATGTTCCCGTTTAGCCAGCGCTGGGGCATGTGGTTCTGGAATGTTGCGTTCACCGAAGATAAGCCGTTTGAACCCCGTCATTCCGTCCCTGACGACATCAATCGCGGTAAATATCTGGTGGAAACACTGGGGCACTGCGGTAGTTGCCACACCCCCAGGGGCATCGGCATGCAGGAGAAGGCACTGAATGAATCCAGTGACAAGTATCTCGCTGGTGGAGAGTTAAATGGCTGGCCTGTGCCCTCACTGCGCGGTATGCCAACCTGGAGTATCCAGAACATTACTGATTACCTCGCCACAGGTCGTAATGACTTTGCCTCCGTTGGCGGGGAAATGACCGGTGTGGTGGAGCACAGTATGCAGCATATGAATGATCAGGATCTGCATGCGATTGCGGCGTATCTCAAGTCATTGCCTGCGGATACTCCAGCCGTCAATCGTCGGGCTGATCCCGAGCAGGAAACCCGTAAGACTGCCGATGTTCTCACCCAAGGTCATAATCTGAACCCCGGGCAGATGCTGTATATGAACAACTGCGAAGCCTGTCACTGGACTGATGGTAACGGGGCCAAAGGGATCTTCCCGCGTTTGAACGGGGGTGATGTGGTGGTGGCAGATAACCCAACCGGTTTAATCAACATCATCCTGCAAGGGGCGCAAACCCCTTCAACACCGCAAGCACCGTCAGTTATGGCAATGCCCGGCTTTGCCTCCCGGCTAAGTGACGAACAGGTGGCGCAACTGGCAACATTTGTCCGTAGTGGCTGGAGTAACGATGCACCGGCAGTGTCGGCTAAAGAGGTGAAAAAGGTACGGGAAAGTCTGGCTAAACCTTAATGCAATCCCCGTAGTGGCGCGATAAATCGCGCCACTACGGTACTCAGCAATGAACCGTCTTTTACTCGCCTTTAAAGACCCGCAATCCGCCATAGGACTGGCAAACCGGCATCATTTCCAACGTATTGATATTCACATGCGCAGGCAG comes from the Pantoea sp. At-9b genome and includes:
- a CDS encoding cytochrome c, producing MKIKLRYLLMAGLMSAAAQAADNQDAALIAKGEYLARAGDCTACHSIAGGKAFGGGLAIASPMGVIYSTNISPDPEAGIGKYTEQEFADAVRKGIRRDGKHLYPAMPYPDYRGITDEDMHALYVYFMQGVKPVAEKAPETSLMFPFSQRWGMWFWNVAFTEDKPFEPRHSVPDDINRGKYLVETLGHCGSCHTPRGIGMQEKALNESSDKYLAGGELNGWPVPSLRGMPTWSIQNITDYLATGRNDFASVGGEMTGVVEHSMQHMNDQDLHAIAAYLKSLPADTPAVNRRADPEQETRKTADVLTQGHNLNPGQMLYMNNCEACHWTDGNGAKGIFPRLNGGDVVVADNPTGLINIILQGAQTPSTPQAPSVMAMPGFASRLSDEQVAQLATFVRSGWSNDAPAVSAKEVKKVRESLAKP